In the Symmachiella macrocystis genome, CCTCAGGCGATTCCCCATCGATCACCGCACCGTTATCTCCTCCTTTGCGCAATCCTTCTTCGCCCGTCAAAACCAAATTCCCGGAGGGATTGCTGCCTTGGTGGCACTCCACGCAGCGTTTGATCAACAGCGGGGCAATTTCAGCTTCAAAATCAGGAACTTGATCCGCCGCATGGGTTACGGTCGTCAACTGGACTAATAACAAGCACGCCCAGGACGAACAGCGAATCATGCGAAGTGCCATCGCGGTGACTTTCTTTGCCGATCAGGAACAACAGAATCCAGTCAATATCTCCAAACTATCCCCCGACGGGCATTTAGTCAACGGCATTTATAAAATAGCGTTTGCAATTGTGTGGGCTGACTGCCAGGAGCCTGTGCCGACGCATTGTTCTCGGTAAAAACGATTTCTCATAGCCAATCGCCACTGGTAAATACTCCTGAAACCAACTGGCTTCGCGCGCTTGCCGAAGCGGTCGGCTTCGTTGATAATGCGGCTTCGCAAGTATCTCAGACAGCGCTCCGATCTCCGTTGCGCCAACCCACACACGGAGCCGACACAATTACCAGCAGTCAGCCAACGACAATCCGACGGCGCTTGATGACTGATCTCGTTGTGCTTCTCGCATTCACAGGCGCCGTAATTCTGATTGCGACCTGGATCACCGGGGCGGAGACCATTGAGCAACTTTCGACCTCGCTGATCGAACGCACGGCGCTGCGAACCGAAGGACAACTGCAATCATTTTTTGGCACTGTGCGAAAGCAAGTGCTCGTCGGACAGGGTTGGGCAGCGACTGACATACTGGATGCCACCGATTACGAGGCCATGAACAAACTGTTCGTGCCGATTCTCGAACAACATCCGCAGCTTTCGTCGATGATGGTCGCCAACTCCAACGGCGCCGAATATCTGTTGCTCCGCGATCCGGTCGATCCGCACGTCTGGTCCAACCGAATCGTTCAAGCCGATGCGTGGGGAAAACGTGTCTACAATCGGGAATGGAACTCAGAGACCGGTCAGCTTGTCGAGGGGTTTGACACTTTGGATTACGATCCCCGAAAGCGGATTTGGTTTCAGCGGGCGTTAGACACCACTACTGCTGAACCGGTGTATTGGACGAAACCGGTCATTTTTTACGTCACCAAGGATCCGGGTATCACCGCGTCGACGCAGTGGGTCGGCCCGTCCGAGTCACCCCTCACAACCGTCGTAGCCTATGACTTGCTGCTAATGGATATTTCCCGTTTCACCACAAACCTAAACGTCAGCAAACATGGCAAGGCGTTTGTGATGGTCGAAGACAACGAAACAGGTGAGTTGAACGTCGTAGGGCTGCCCAGAGATGCAGGTTTTCAATCAGCAGAAGCCATACGCGATACATTAACCTTTGTCCCCCCCGACGCTGCCGTCGCAGACACCGCGGCGCAGCTTCCGCCCGCCGACAGCCTCCACATCCCCGCATTGACCGCTGCAACGCAGGCTTGGAAGACGCACGGTCAGCCGGATGACCCGCTACCGTTTTCGGTCGATGGTGAGAATTGGTGGGCCGGTTTTCGCTTATTTCAACAAGGCCCCAACCGGTTTTGGATTGGAGTGGTTGTCCCGGAGCAAGATTTCTCGGCCGGGATTCGTCGCCAACAAATATTGTTGATCGGCTTGGTGATCGGAGTGTTATTAATCGGAATGATTCGAGCAGTCACGTTATCGCGACGCTTCAGCACCCCGATTGTTGCACTTGTCCGCCAAAGCGAACGTATCAGCCGCGGCGACCTCGAACCGCAGACTCCGATCGTTTCCGAAGTGGAAGAGATCCGTCGTCTTGCCGAAGCGCACGACAACATGCGCGAGGGACTGAAATCGGTGATCAAATTGGAAAAACTCGAACGGGATCTCGATATTGCTCGAGAAATCCAGTTGGGATTGCTCCCCCAACAATCGCCGCAGACTCCCGAATTTGAGATCGCCGGCTGGAATCGCCCGGCCGACAAGACCGGCGGCGATTACTACGATTGGCTCGTGTTGCCCAACGGAAAGACGTTATTCACGCTGGCCGACGTGGCCGGACACGGCATCGGTCCCGCGCTAATTGTCTCCGTCTATCGAGCCTACATGCGTGCCACAGCCGGTGACGGTACCGGCGCGCTCAATGACGTCATCGGCCGACTCAACGAGCTACTCTGCGTCGATATGCCCGAAGGGCGGTTCATCACTGCGGTGGTGGGTGTCGTTCGTTCCGAAGATTGCCGTGTCGAACTGCTTTCCGCCGGACATGCCCCGATGTTTTTCTACGAATCCGCGACCGCGACGTTGCACAACTGGGAGGCGGACGACTTGCCGTTAGGCATTACCGGAGGCCTGACGTTTAACGATGCGCGGCAAATCCCCTTTGCACCGGGGGATACGTTGGTCCTTACTACCGACGGATTTTTTGAGGCGACCAATTCAGCGGATGAACCTTACGGTATTGAGACCCTGGAACAATTCATCCGGGATCACCATTCCTTGCCGCCTGACGAGTTTATCCAACGTCTCTACCAAGACGTCGAGAAACATGTTGCCGGCGAGGTCCAAGCCGATGATCTGACAGCATTGGTCATCAAGCGGACCACGAACCCCGGCTGACTCAACCTGTGATCGTGATCCTAGGGGCATGACTTCATACGACGTAATACGGATCACACAATGCGACCGCAAGCGGTCGGTTTGGAAATCCAAAAAGTCACGCCCAAATATCTGTGTTTCAACTGTGTTCAATCTGTGGCTAAGAAAAACGTACACGCCAAGCGACAGCTCCGTCGCACTCAAGAAATCGACGCTCTTGCCGCAAGGTGTTGGGGCGCGGTATCGTATAGAATATAGCGTACATTTCATTCCAAGACCCTCACGTCGAATTCCCGCCTATGTACCCCCTTGCAACGCGTTTCTTGCAACGTCGCCAACGTAGTGCTGCTGCCAGCTCACTGTGCGCGATCCTCTATGGATTGGCTGTTCTGACATCTCCAGCGATGACCGCCGCTGCCCATGGGGATGACAAAGAGCAGGCGGCTTATTTCCAACAGAAGGTCGCGCCAATTCTCGTCGGTCGCTGCTTGGAATGTCACGGTTCGGAACACAAGGGTGAACTGGACCTTCGCAGCAAAGCGACCGCGCTGAAAGGGGGCGAGAGCGGATCAGTCATCGAACCGGGGGACGTCGATGCGAGCCTGCTTTACGACTATGTCGTCAACCAAGAAATGCCGCCTAAAAAACCGCTCACCGCCGACGAAATGGCGGTGCTCAAGCAGTGGATCGAAACCGGCGCCTATTTTCCCCCAGAACCGCTGAACCAGTTCGCCAGGTCGACCGACACGCGAGCGGGGTACGACTGGTGGTCATTGCGGCCGCTGGCAGAGGTCTCGCCACCCACACCCGCTGGAATCCCCGCCGCCTGGAACGAAAACCCGATCGACCGTTTTGTCTTCGCCAAGCTGGCCGAAAAGCAACTGCAACCCTCGGCCCCCGCACAGCGCCGCCAACTGCTGCGACGCATCACCTACGACTTGATCGGCTTGCCCCCCACGCCTGAGGAAGTTGACGATTTTCTCAACGACGATTCCCCCGATGCCTATGAACGGGTCGTCGATCGCTTGCTGGCATCGCCACATTACGGCGAACAATGGGGCCGGCATTGGTTGGACGTGATTCGCTTCGGTGAAAGCCGAGGATTCGAGCGCAACGAGATCATCAACAACGCCTGGCCGTTTCGCGATTATGTCATTCGCTCGTTCAACGAAGACAAACCGTTTGACCGCATGGTGCTCGAACATCTCGCCGGCGATGTGATCGGCGCGGGGGATCCCGACGTGGAGATCGCCACCACATTTCTGGTCAGCGGCCCGTACGACGATGTCGGCAATCAAGATGCGGCACAGGCGGCCCAAATCCGAGCGAACACAATCGACGAAATCATTCGCGCCACCAGCGAAGCGTTCCTAGGCCTGACCGTCGGTTGTTCGCGGTGCCACAATCACAAGTTCGATCCGGTCACGCAAGACGACTACTACAGCCTATACGCCACTTTCGCCGGTGTGCATCACGGCGTGCGCGTCATCGCCACAGCGGAACAAAAACAACAACACGCCTCCGCCGTGCAACCACTCCAAGAAACACAGAAACAACTGGAAAAACAACGGGGCGAACTCGAAAACACGATCAACAAACGGGGCGAGGAAAAAGCCGCCGACTTCGAATCCGCCTGGACACGAGAGCCAGTCCAGCGAACCGGCGCTGAGGAAACCTTCCCCCCGGTTCCCGCCAAATTCATCCGACTGACCGTCGAGGGGGTCGATAACAATCCGCAGGCCCGTACCGGCTATCGAATCGAAGAATTCGAAGCCTGGACCGCTGGCCCGGAGAGCCAAAATGTCGCCGCGGCCAAAAACGGCGGCAAGGCGACCGGACGGAGTCGCACGGCAAAAGACTTCGATGCTTATAACGCCATGCAAACCATCGACGGACGATTCGGCGCACGGTGGATTGCTGCCGGACCGGAACTGACGATCGAATTTGCCGAGCCACAAACGATCGAGCGCGTTCTGTTTTCCAGCGATCGCGCCGGGGAGGCAGGGAGCCAGTCGATTGCAACGTTCGTTTGCGAATATCGTCTCAGTGTCTCTCTCGACGGTGAAACATGGACCAAAGTCGCCTCGACGGCCGATCGCAAACCGGTCAGCGACGCTCACCGCCGCAAACGGTTGAAGGATGCCGTCATCACGGCAGCGGAGAATAAACAACTCGCCGACTTGGGGCGCCAACTGGCCGAAGTCCGCCAACAACAATCAAAAATCACACCGCTGCCAGCTTGGTGGGCGGGCACATTCTCAGCTGCCGGCGGGCCGTTTCACGTCTTTTTGGGGGGCAGTCCTCAGCGTCCCGGACGCACGGCCTTTCCCGCAAGTCTATCGACATTGAGCAAAGTCGCCCCGGAGTATCAACTTTCCAACGAATCCCCGGAAGGCGAACGGAGACTCTCCCTGGCCAAATGGCTTATCGCCGATGACAATCCCCTGCCCGCCCGCGTGTTGGCCAACCGTCTGTGGCATTACCATTTTGGAACCGGCATCGTCGCCACGCCCAGCGATTTCGGTTTCATGGGTGTCCCGCCCACTCATCCGCAACTGCTGGACTGGCTAGCAAGGCAATTGCAGGAAAACGGCTGGCAGCTCAAGTCGCTGCACAAAAAAATTGTGATGTCGCAAGCCTACCGGCAGTCGTCGACCTATCGTGAGGATTTCGCCAAAGTCGATGCGGACAGCCGCTACCTGTGGCGTTTTCCACCGCGACGATTGACGGCTGAAGAAATCCGCGACGCCATGTTGATGGCCGGCGGGAAACTGGATCGTCGCGCGGGAGGGCCAGGATTTCGCCTCTACCACTATTTGCAGGACAACGTCGCCACCTATGTCCCGTTGGATGATTTTGGACCGGACACGTATCGTCGTAGCGTCTATCACCAAAATGCACGTGCTTCACGGATCGACTTGATGACCGATTTCGATAGCCCCGACTGCGCGTTCGCGACGCCGCGCCGCTCCTCGACCACATCACCGCTGCAAGCACTGACCTTGATGAACCACAAATTCACGCTCGACATGGCTACCGCACTGGCGGACCGTATCGGGAGCGAACTACCTGATTCGCCCTCGCCCGCTGCACAGGTCGGACGTGCGTTTGAACTCTGTTTCTGCCGTGCACCTTCCGACGACGAGACAAATGCTTGCTCGGCACTTGTGAAACAACACGGTTTGCCGGCGCTGTGCCGTGTCCTGTTGAACTCAAACGAGTTCATTTATTTGAATTGAGGAACCCGCATGTTTTCTCCCTCGTTACTCGATCGCCGCGGCTTCCTCGGCAATGTCTATACGGCGCTGGCCGGTATTGGACTGGGACATCTGTCCGGGCGCGATATGTTCGCCAGCGATGCCGCTTGGGCGCCGGGCCAAGGCAAAACGCATTTCCCGCCCAAAGCCCATCGAGTCCTGCAAATTTTCTGCCCGGGGGCGGCATCTCACATGGACCTGTGGGAGCACAAACCGGCGCTGGATAAAATGCACGGGCAACCTCTGCCCGGTGAAGAAAACCTGGTGAGTTTTCAAGGCAAAAACGGCGCACTGATGAAAAGCCCGTGGGCGTTTGCTCCCGCTGGCGAAAGCGGAAAGATGTTCACCAGCCTGTTGCCGCACATGAGTCAGCATGTCGACGACATCGCCTTTGTCCACTCGATGACGTCCAAAACCAACACGCACGGCCCTGGGTGTGTGTTCATGAACACCGGCCACACAACCGAAGGCTTTCCCAGCACCGGCGCTTGGATGAGTTATGCGCTGGGCAGCGCGAATGACAACCTTCCGACTTACGTCGCCATCCCCGACATTCGCGGCGAACCGCCCAATGGCAAAGCCAATTGGAGCAACGGCTTCCTTCCCGCCCGACACCAAGCGATCATGATGAGCTCGCACCAGCCGATTCGCAATCTGCAGCGTCCGAGTGCGATATCGGCCGACGAAGAAAACGCGTCGCGCAAACTCTTGGAGCAACTGAATCAACGGCATGCCGAGGGCAATCCCGGCCAATCAGAACTGCTCGCGCGGATCTCGGCCTATGAACTGGCGGCACGCATGCAACTGTCCGCACCGGAGGTCTCGGACCTAGCCTCGGAGTCAGCCGCCGTGCATAAAATGTACGGAACCGGCGATACCAACAAATTGAAAGCAGGCTACGCCCGCAACTGCTTGTTAACCCGGCGACTGCTGGAACGGGGAGTGCGGTACGTTAACCTCTACTGTGCATCCCGCGCATCGGGCGTCGACGGACTACTCAACTGGGATGCCCATAAAACTCTCAAGCCCGATTACGAGCGGCATGGCCCGGTGTTCGATCAACCGACGGCGGCGCTGCTGAGCGACCTGAAGAAATCCGGACTGCTGGAGGATACGTTGGTGCTGTGGACGACGGAATTCGGTCGCATGCCCACGCATCAAGCCGGCACAACGGGACGCGATCACAACCCCGACGGATTCACCTGTTGGATGATGGGGGCCGGCGTGAAAGGCGGCATCAGTTACGGCGCAACCGACGAATTTGGCCGCCGCGCCGCTGAAAACATCACCACGGTTTGGGACTTTTACGCCACGGTGCTGCACTTGCTGGGCTACGACCACACCAAATTAACTTGGTACCACAACGGCCTCGACCGGCGACTGACGGATGTCCACGGACACTTGATCGACCCGTTGTTGGCTTAACCGACAGACAATAAAAAAAGTGCCACCGGCGTTTGGATCGCCCGTGGCACTTTATCGCATTCATTCGCTCTTAGGTCGACTGTGCAGCGCGTTGACCTGATTTCTTCGGCTTGCGACCGGGTCGCCGTTTCGGCTTCGAGGAACCGGAACCGCTCGCGGCTTCAACCTTGCGGTACTTGCCCGCCCCTTTGCCGCCAGAGCTTTTTGCACCGGAGCTTTTCGCTCCAGAACTATGCGATCCCGGACCCTTGGGACCGGAGCCTTTTGCCCCCGATCGCTTGGAAGCAGACCGTTTGAACTTCGAACGTTTTGAACCGGCATCCCGGCGACGATGCGACGAACCACCCGATTTGAGCTCAGCAGGCTCGGGCAAAGATTGCTCGGGATCAATCGGCACCTTTTGCCCGATCAGACGCTCAATCGATCGCAATTCACGACGTTCGTCCGCACAGCAAAACGACAGGGCGATTCCCTCAGCACCGGCGCGTCCCGTGCGTCCAATGCGATGCACGTAGTTTTCCGGTTCGATCGGCAGGTCGAAGTTGACGACATGTGTAATGTTATCAATGTCGATTCCACGAGCAGCAACGTCGGTCGCCACAAGCACATTCACTTGTTTGCGGCGAAACGCCTCTAACGCCCGTTGCCGTGCATTTTGCGATTTGTCGCCATGAATGGCTGTGGCAGCAATGCCATCTTTGAGTAACTGCTTTTCCAGCAAATTGGCGGTCCGTTTGGTCTTAGTGAACACCAAGGCGCGATCGACACCTTCACTGGTAAGAATTGTCTTGAGCAGTTTCTTTTTCTCAGCGCGGTCGACATACAACAACCGTTGTTCAATTCGTTCCACGCTTGTCGTTTCGGGCGTCACGTTGACGCTGACCGGCTTGTGCAGCAGGCTTTGCGACAACTTAATGATGCTCGGCGGCAAGGTGGCGGAAAAGAACAGCGATTGCCGTTTCTCGGGCAAATGGCTGATGATCCGTTTGAGGTCCGGCAGAAATCCCATGTCGAGCATGCGATCCGCTTCGTCCAAAACGAACATTTCCAACTGATCCAGTTTGATGTGTCCTTGGTTCATCAAATCGAGCAACCGTCCCGGTGTCGCCACCAAGATGTGAGCTCCTCGATTCATAGCCCGGACCTGCTTGCCTTGATTCACACCACCGTAGACCAAAGCCTGCCGCAGTTTTAAATGTCGCCCATAGACCGCAAAGCTGGCGCCAATCTGGATCGCCAATTCCCGCGTGGGAGCCAAAGCCAAGACTAACGGCCGTTTGGGCGTCGACTTGCGATTCCCTTGTCCGAGTTGGTTAAGAATCGGCACGGCGAACGCCGCTGTTTTTCCAGTCCCGGTTTGAGCGCACCCCAACACATCCCGTCCCTGCATAGTAGCCGGAATGGTCTGCGCCTGGATCGGCGTGGGGGTTTCGTATTTCTCGTCAGCCAATGCACGTTGCACGGGCGCAATCAAATCAATTTCCTGAAACGTCTTCAAAGGTTTTCCTCAATCTGTGTTACTTTTTCGCCCGGCATCAACGAAGCGGATTTTTGCTAACGTCTCTACGTATTCTGGCGATGCAGTCTGGCTGGAACGGTTCCGCAGCCTGGACACTGGTCGTCAGAGGGCTTCATGGGAGTTGCGCGCGATCAACCACGGCGTGGTTGTGGTTCGCTCAACAACAAGGGCACACTCACAATCGTGGTGTGCGGGAACCGGGGAAAACAGTTCACCGGATCCTCAGATGTTTGCCCAAGTGCAGCAGGTCGGACCGACTCCACCTATCAACTCGCATTCGCGTTCACGGGAACTCTGGACAAACAAAATCAGTCCCGCCGCAGCCTATAAACTGGCCGCAGTCTCAGGTTTGCACCTGGCCTAACGCATCATCTTGCGAGCGAATTGTGGATGGTCAAAATGTTGATCGTACGAATTCGGTGCGTCCTCAATAGAACGCAGGCGGCCTTCCAAAACGGTCAACACAACCCCTGGTCAGCAGCGGAATCATGCGGCTTGCGTGCCGGCACGATAAGTTTCAACGGGTCTGCAGTAGCCTCCAGCTCTGCCAGAAATCCCCGTTCGACCGGAAAAACGCGTCTCATTCACACAAGACAGCGGTGCTCGCTTATTCCCGGTCGGAATGCTTCGGATTTCCGAAAACCCGAAGTGCTGAAACAGTATACCCTTAGGAACCCTGTTCGCCAACCCTCAAAGTTCGAAATCTCTCCGTTCGACGTCCAAAACGCGTCGCACAGGCCCGACGACTTACCTAAAAGTCACGAAACGGCCCCCGCGGTTCCGCAGCTGCCATCTCCTTCTTCCATTGGGCAAAACGCGTCTGCAATTTGGCCAACATTTCCGGATTCACCGCCGACAAATCATGTTTTTCGCCGATATCGCTCGACAGATCGTACAGTCCGGTGCCGCGTTTCGATTGGACCCATTTGTAGTTTCCCACACGCGCCGCCCGGTCGCCTCGACGTTCCCAAAACATTTCTGTCCGCTCCGATTTTTTCTCACCAGTCAATACCGGCAGCATGTCAAACCCGTCGTAGACAATATCCTCGGGAAGTTTTGCCCCGGCCAATCGCGCGAACATCGGAAACAGTTCTAACGCTGTCAGAAACTCATCCGAAACGCTGTCGGCGGGAATCCGTCCGGGAAATCGTGCGATGAATGGGACGCGGATGCCCCCTTCGAACATCAGCCCTTTGCGCCCCCGCAGCGGAGAATTGTCAGCTGTACCGCTGCCGCCGTTGTCGGAAAAAAAGACCACCAATGTGTTGTCGGCCAGTTCATATTCGTCCAACAGGCCCAGCACTTCGCCGATGGCATCATCCATACAGGTGATCGATGCCAGATATTCCAACCGCCCCTTCTGCTTGCTCGGCACAAGCGCTTCTTGGCCGTACCGTTTTCCTTTGACCAATTTGTCCTTGTACTGCGGATACATCTTCTTGTACCGCTCCGGGGCTTGTGCGGCGCCGCGGATTTTGGGATCAAGGTTCGATGCCCCGTGCGGAGCATTAAACGGCTGGTAGAGAAAAAACGGCTGGTCCTTGTGCTCTTTGACAAACTGAGCCGCTTCGTTTTGAAACAAATAGGTGCAATACGTCCCCTGCTCCGCCGTGGTCGGTTGATTGTCACGGAACATCGACGGCACGCCGTACCGCTCATGCGTGAAATAATCGATCCCAGTATTGGCAAATCCGTAATACCGGTCGAAGCCGTTTTGGAGTGGCAAAAACCGCAGCAACTGTCCGCCGTCCCATTTGCCAAACACCGCCGTCGCATAGCCGGCCTGCTTGAGCACCTCGGATATCATTACCTCCTGCTCATCCATCCCTAACACGCGTTCCGGGGTCACAGCGTATTCCTCAGCTGTGAAGGTTTTGCCGTAGTCCGCCACATCATTGCGGATCATATCGTACAGGCCGTTCCGCTGTGGATAACGCCCAGTCAGAATACTCCCCCGCGACGGCGTACAAGCGGGCCACGTCACATAAAAATTCGTGCAACGCACCCCCTGTTTCGCCAACTGATCCAAGTGCGGCGTCTTGACTTCATCACTGCCGAAGCAACCCAGATCGCGATAGCCCTGGTCGTCGCTCACAATCAGCACAATATTCGGCGGCTGTGGCGGAGCAGCAACTCCGGCGTAACTGATTGAGATCACAGCGATCACGAATACGGTGATTCGCGAAGATAGGCGAAACATATCGGTTACTCCCTGGGGTTCAGCATCAGGTGGATGATTCCATAGGCTGCATTATGGCATTCACACGTTTTCGCTTCAAACGCCCCATCATTAACGCGTAACGCTTTCAGAAATAAGGCGGCAGATCAAAGACTTCCCAAGTGTTACAAGTTTTTCTTGCGATTTTCCAACATTTTTAGAAATCGTTGGCGTGTCGCTGCCATGCTTGGGCATTTCAGTGTAGAGGACGACACAAACATCACACACGAATAAAAACCTGAAAGCCACGCGATAATGCTGAACAACAAACACCAACGAAAATTGATGATCGAATCCCTCGAAGACCGCAAATTGATGACCGCCAACATGGAGATTGGGGAGTCGGTCGTTGTTGGGGGATCAACCTTGCCCAAAGGCAATCAGCAACTGTTCATCCAGGGATCGGCCGGTGACGACCACATCGAAATCTCCTACCACTCACGGCAGGCTGGCGTTACCAAAGTCCAAGCGACCATCCGCGACGCTGACGGGAATGTTTTGATTCAAAACATCTACAACTCCGAAGATTTTGAACAAATCGAAGTTGCTGGAGCAGGCGGAAACGACACGATCATCAACAATACCCTCTACCGCATGGCAGCCGATGGCGGTAGCGGCGATGACACAATCTACGGTGGTGCCGCAAACGATATTCTCATTGGTTCACTTGGAAATGATTACCTAAACGGCCGCTTCGGTAACGATGAAATCTCCGGCGGGTGGATGCTGTATGTGGAATCGTCATCTTACGTTGCCCATCAGGAGTCTGACGGATTTGATCACGGCAATGATACGTTAATTGGTGGCAGCGGCAGCGATGAACTCTACGGCGGATTCGGGAACGACAAAATTCAAGGGGGGAGCGGCAATGACAACATTATCGGCGGCAGTGGTAACGACACACTAAACGGTGGCTACGGCGCAGATATGATTTGGGGCGACTACCCGGATGAACTGAGACATACAATAGGTTACGTTGAGAACGGGAACGACGTGCTCAATGGCGGACGTGGAAACGACACACTTTCCGGCGGCGATGGCAACGATACGATTTTCGGTTCTTTCGGAGATGACGAACTATTCGGCAAGAAAGGCGATGATCTTTTGAAGGGAGGAGACGGTAACGATCGAATCCACGGCGAAGAAGGCAACGATGAACTGTTTGGGCAAGGAGGAGTTGACTTCCTCTTCGGCCAGGAAGGCAACGATACGCTGACCGGTGGCGGTGGCTTCGACTACACAATCGGCGGAGCCGGTTCCGATAGCATCGCACGGGAATGGGAGATCATCTGGTCCGACCGTATGTTTCCTTACTTCAACATCCGTCCACACGATTTCACTTCAAACCAAGATACCTGGATCTAAACCTGAGTTAGATTAAACACAACACCCTACCGTTTGGCAGGGTGTTGTGACTGGACGAGGCTTCACTGAGAATTCAGCAATTTATCCATCAAGAACGCATTCGCATTCAGGTATTTGTCGGAGTTCGAGACGCCTTTGATCAGCAAATAACATTCGTGCTTCTCGGCGTCGGCTTTTTCCTTCATCTTCACTCCGTAGACCGGATGATGAATCCCATGACCGGCGCTCACCGACGGAAGTTTCATATTGTTTCCGTAAGTCATTAGTAGCGGCGGGTCGTTTCCGTCGAGGTGGTTGTAAGGTGAGAATTCCTTGTACAACGCCTCGTGTTTGTCATAGTTTTTTAGCGCACCTTCGATTGTCGGTTCACCGACCGCCATATTGATCATGCGATGCTTCAGCACGTTGGGGCCTAACCACGGCTCGATCACTTTAGGATCGATCGAGACCTGACCTCCACCAACAGCCGCCGCGCAGACACGTGTAGATTCGCGTAACACCGGATCTTTTGCATCGGGATTGGCCAGATCATCGTGCAATAGCAACCACATCGAGGTACAGGCGCCCGCGCTACCCCCGGTTAAGGCAATGAGCTTGGTATCGATGTTCCAGTCATCCGCTTTGGTCCGCAGAAACTGAATCGACCGCGCCGCATCATGTACAGGAGCCGGCAACGGATACTTACCCGTATGCCGATAATTGATCGCCGCATAGGAGATCCCCTTATCCAGAAACGGTTGGAATCGCGCCTGCATTTGTTTCTTATCCCCGGCCGTCCAACCGCCACCGTGAATATAAACCAACAACGGCCGCGGCCCTTCCCCTTCGGCCTGCCAGAAGTCGAGTACGTTTTCCGCGAACGGACCGTAAGAGACGTCAGCGGCCGTCGGCGCGTCTTGCTCCGGTTTCTCCGCCGCTTGCAATACGGTCGTTGTGGCTACAAGGACCATAAATAATGATATAACAATTCTCATATTGTCTTCCTGTGAGGTGGATATATTCATAGAATTCATCACGCTATAGCCATCTTAGTCGCGTTACGGACAGGCCAATCGCGTGCTTCGCATCATACCATGCGTGGCCGCTGA is a window encoding:
- a CDS encoding calcium-binding protein is translated as MIESLEDRKLMTANMEIGESVVVGGSTLPKGNQQLFIQGSAGDDHIEISYHSRQAGVTKVQATIRDADGNVLIQNIYNSEDFEQIEVAGAGGNDTIINNTLYRMAADGGSGDDTIYGGAANDILIGSLGNDYLNGRFGNDEISGGWMLYVESSSYVAHQESDGFDHGNDTLIGGSGSDELYGGFGNDKIQGGSGNDNIIGGSGNDTLNGGYGADMIWGDYPDELRHTIGYVENGNDVLNGGRGNDTLSGGDGNDTIFGSFGDDELFGKKGDDLLKGGDGNDRIHGEEGNDELFGQGGVDFLFGQEGNDTLTGGGGFDYTIGGAGSDSIAREWEIIWSDRMFPYFNIRPHDFTSNQDTWI
- a CDS encoding alpha/beta hydrolase — protein: MRIVISLFMVLVATTTVLQAAEKPEQDAPTAADVSYGPFAENVLDFWQAEGEGPRPLLVYIHGGGWTAGDKKQMQARFQPFLDKGISYAAINYRHTGKYPLPAPVHDAARSIQFLRTKADDWNIDTKLIALTGGSAGACTSMWLLLHDDLANPDAKDPVLRESTRVCAAAVGGGQVSIDPKVIEPWLGPNVLKHRMINMAVGEPTIEGALKNYDKHEALYKEFSPYNHLDGNDPPLLMTYGNNMKLPSVSAGHGIHHPVYGVKMKEKADAEKHECYLLIKGVSNSDKYLNANAFLMDKLLNSQ
- a CDS encoding DEAD/DEAH box helicase → MKTFQEIDLIAPVQRALADEKYETPTPIQAQTIPATMQGRDVLGCAQTGTGKTAAFAVPILNQLGQGNRKSTPKRPLVLALAPTRELAIQIGASFAVYGRHLKLRQALVYGGVNQGKQVRAMNRGAHILVATPGRLLDLMNQGHIKLDQLEMFVLDEADRMLDMGFLPDLKRIISHLPEKRQSLFFSATLPPSIIKLSQSLLHKPVSVNVTPETTSVERIEQRLLYVDRAEKKKLLKTILTSEGVDRALVFTKTKRTANLLEKQLLKDGIAATAIHGDKSQNARQRALEAFRRKQVNVLVATDVAARGIDIDNITHVVNFDLPIEPENYVHRIGRTGRAGAEGIALSFCCADERRELRSIERLIGQKVPIDPEQSLPEPAELKSGGSSHRRRDAGSKRSKFKRSASKRSGAKGSGPKGPGSHSSGAKSSGAKSSGGKGAGKYRKVEAASGSGSSKPKRRPGRKPKKSGQRAAQST
- a CDS encoding sulfatase family protein produces the protein MFRLSSRITVFVIAVISISYAGVAAPPQPPNIVLIVSDDQGYRDLGCFGSDEVKTPHLDQLAKQGVRCTNFYVTWPACTPSRGSILTGRYPQRNGLYDMIRNDVADYGKTFTAEEYAVTPERVLGMDEQEVMISEVLKQAGYATAVFGKWDGGQLLRFLPLQNGFDRYYGFANTGIDYFTHERYGVPSMFRDNQPTTAEQGTYCTYLFQNEAAQFVKEHKDQPFFLYQPFNAPHGASNLDPKIRGAAQAPERYKKMYPQYKDKLVKGKRYGQEALVPSKQKGRLEYLASITCMDDAIGEVLGLLDEYELADNTLVVFFSDNGGSGTADNSPLRGRKGLMFEGGIRVPFIARFPGRIPADSVSDEFLTALELFPMFARLAGAKLPEDIVYDGFDMLPVLTGEKKSERTEMFWERRGDRAARVGNYKWVQSKRGTGLYDLSSDIGEKHDLSAVNPEMLAKLQTRFAQWKKEMAAAEPRGPFRDF